One genomic region from Siniperca chuatsi isolate FFG_IHB_CAS linkage group LG18, ASM2008510v1, whole genome shotgun sequence encodes:
- the abl1 gene encoding tyrosine-protein kinase ABL1 isoform X5, which translates to MKMLEICLKLVGCKSKKGLSSSSSCYLEEALQRPDFESQGLADAARWNSKENLLAGPSENDPNLFVALYDFVASGDNTLSITKGEKLRVLGYNHNGEWCEAQTKNGQGWVPSNYITPVNSLEKHSWYHGPVSRNAAEYLLSSGINGSFLVRESESSPGQRSISLRYEGRVYHYRINTASDGKLYVSSESRFNTLAELVHHHSTVADGLITTLHYPAPKRNKPTIYGVSPNYDKWEMERTDITMKHKLGGGQYGEVYEGVWKKYNLTVAVKTLKEDTMEVEEFLKEAAVMKEIKHPNLVQLLGVCTREPPFYIITEFMTHGNLLDYLRECNREEVNAVVLLHMATQISSAMEYLEKKNFIHRDLAARNCLVGENHLVKVADFGLSRLMTGDTYTAHAGAKFPIKWTAPESLAYNKFSIKSDVWAFGVLLWEIATYGMSPYPGIDLSQVYELLEKDYRMDRPEGCPEKVYELMRACWRWNPSERPSFAETHQAFETMFQESSISDEVEKELGKKGKKATLGSIQQAPELPTKTRTLRKNMDNRDGDSPDPVEPETAVSSPMLPRKERPLLDGNLNEDDRLLPKDKDKTRGSGFLSLIKKKKKNAPAPPKRSSSFREMDVHPDRRGVSPDPRDSDSFNNGASLAINDVTHGLDSTKFPGTNNNGAGGITNGAPTYPGPLFPRKKGAPAVPGPGGKAATTPPSEEESMSNSKRFLWSSSLPTGSDGTEWKSVTLPRDLGQRHFDSGTFGGKPALPRKRTSEQKGENAPRMGTLTPPPRLNTSSDVSSAFLGKDTDPSPGSSPQALTPKVVRRPGLPGLENSKTSALHAELLKPNVFPALGAAGEECRARRNKHTVDSSSVRERGKLQKPKPAPPPPPTNAKTGKISRSPTQELPSPSSTTSDVKAKGLPSVSEPHHSTTASDQARSPLSEGSKKLPLGSISKPQPLKTSTSSTSVTTSLSSQSLGGFSSSLTSPSDQSSPPAFIPLVNTRRSLRKTAPRQASERTPNSAVTREMVLEGTELLRAAICRNSEQTGSHSAVLEAGKNLSKYCMSYVDSIQQMRNKFAFREAINKLENSLRELQICPTATGGANAQQDFSKLLSSVKEISDIVQR; encoded by the exons atgaaaatgttggaGATATGCCTGAAATTGGTGGGGTGTAAATCTAAGAAAGGCCTCTcgtcctcctccagctgttacTTAGAAG aagcTCTCCAGAGACCAGACTTTGAGAGTCAGGGGCTGGCAGATGCGGCCCGCTGGAACTCCAAAGAGAACCTGTTGGCTGGACCCAGCGAGAATGACCCCAACCTGTTTGTTGCACTCTATGATTTTGTTGCCAGTGGTGACAACACACTCAGCATTACTAAAG GAGAGAAGCTGCGTGTGCTCGGTTACAACCACAATGGCGAGTGGTGCGAGGCACAGACCAAGAATGGCCAGGGTTGGGTGCCGTCCAACTACATCACCCCTGTCAACAGCCTGGAGAAGCACAGCTGGTACCATGGACCTGTGTCACGCAATGCTGCGGAATACCTGCTCAGCTCGGGCATCAACGGAAGCTTTCTTGTCCGCGAGAGTGAGAGCAGCCCTGGCCAGAGGTCCATTTCCCTGCGGTACGAGGGGAGAGTCTACCATTACAGGATTAACACTGCGTCTGACGGCAAG cTGTACGTCTCGTCGGAAAGCCGTTTCAACACACTGGCGGAGCTGGTGCACCACCATTCCACGGTGGCCGACGGCCTCATCACCACGCTGCACTACCCGGCGCCAAAACGCAACAAGCCCACCATCTACGGAGTTTCTCCCAACTATGATAAGTGGGAGATGGAGCGCACTGACATTACCATGAAGCACAAGCTGGGAGGGGGCCAGTACGGGGAAGTATACGAAGGTGTTTGGAAGAAGTACAACCTCACTGTGGCTGTCAAGACACTAAAA GAGGATAcgatggaggtggaggagttTCTCAAGGAGGCCGCTGTCATGAAAGAGATCAAACACCCCAACCTGGTACAACTGTTAG GTGTGTGCACACGGGAGCCACCATTCTACATTATCACAGAGTTCATGACCCACGGTAACCTACTAGACTACCTGAGGGAGTGCAACAGAGAGGAGGTCAATGCAGTGGTGCTGCTCCATATGGCCACACAGATCTCCTCTGCCATGGAGTacctggagaaaaaaaactttatacACAG GGACTTAGCTGCCCGTAACTGTCTGGTTGGGGAGAACCACCTGGTAAAGGTTGCAGACTTCGGCCtaagcaggctgatgactggagACACCTACACAGCTCATGCTGGGGCCAAGTTCCCCATCAAGTGGACTGCTCCAGAGAGTCTGGCCTACAACAAGTTCTCTATTAAGTCTGATGTCTGGG CATTTGGCGTGCTGCTGTGGGAGATCGCTACCTATGGCATGTCCCCCTACCCCGGCATTGACCTGTCCCAAGTGTACGAGCTGCTGGAGAAAGACTACCGTATGGACCGACCAGAGGGCTGCCCTGAGAAGGTCTACGAGCTGATGAGGGCCT GTTGGAGGTGGAACCCTTCAGAACGTCCATCTTTTGCTGAAACACACCAAGCCTTTGAGACCATGTTCCAGGAGTCCAGCATCTCTGATG agGTGGAAAAGGAGCTGGGCAAGAAGGGGAAGAAGGCAACATTAGGCTCTATCCAGCAGGCTCCAGAGCTGCCCACCAAAACCAGAACTCTCCGCAAAAACATGGACAACCGGGATGGAGATAGTCCAG ACCCAGTAGAGCCAGAGACAGCTGTTTCGTCACCCATGCTCCCCAGGAAAGAGCGCCCCCTCCTGGATGGTAATCTGAATGAGGATGACCGCTTGCTACCCAAAGACAAGGACAAGACACGTGGCAGTGGCTTTCTCAGTCtcataaagaaaaagaaaaagaatgcaCCTGCTCCGCCCAAACGCAGCTCCTCTTTCAGAGAAATGGACGTCCACCCTGACAGGAGGGGTGTGTCTCCAGATCCTCGAGACAGTGACAGCTTCAACAACGGTGCATCTTTGGCCATTAATGATGTCACACATGGCCTTGACTCCACAAAATTCCCGGGTACTAATAATAATGGGGCAGGGGGTATCACCAACGGGGCTCCTACCTACCCAGGACCTTTGTTTCCCAGGAAGAAGGGAGCTCCAGCTGTGCCTGGCCCTGGAGGAAAAGCAGCTACAACGCCTCCCAGCGAGGAGGAATCCATGTCTAACTCGAAGCGTTTTCTCTGGTCCTCTAGcttgcccaccggctcagatgGCACTGAATGGAAGTCTGTCACACTGCCGCGAGACCTTGGCCAGCGCCACTTTGACTCAGGCACCTTCGGGGGCAAGCCAGCTCTGCCACGCAAGAGAACCAGTGAGCAAAAAGGGGAGAATGCCCCTCGAATGGGCACCCTGACTCCACCACCACGTCTGAACACCTCATCAGATGTTTCCTCTGCCTTCTTAGGCAAAGACACTGATCCCAGTCCTGGTTCCAGTCCCCAGGCTTTAACGCCTAAGGTGGTCAGGAGACCAGGGCTGCCGGGGCTGGAGAACTCCAAGACCAGCGCTCTCCATGCTGAGCTTCTCAAGCCCAATGTGTTCCCTGCTTTAGGCGCAGCCGGAGAAGAGTGCAGGGCCCGCAGAAACAAGCACACTGTGGACTCTTCATCTGTCAGGGAAAGAGGAAAGTTACAGAAACCCAAACCagccccacctccaccacccACCAATGCCAAAACAGGCAAGATTTCCCGCAGCCCCACTCAAGAACTCCCCTCCCCCTCATCCACCACCTCAGATGTCAAAGCTAAGGGCCTCCCCTCTGTCTCAGAGCCCCACCACTCAACCACTGCCAGTGACCAAGCCCGCTCACCCCTCAGTGAGGGCTCCAAGAAGCTGCCCCTGGGCTCCATCTCCAAACCTCAACCGTTAAaaacctccacctcctccacttcAGTGACCACCTCCCTATCCAGCCAGAGCCTAGGAggcttctcttcctccctcacctCCCCCAGCGATCAGAGCTCGCCCCCTGCTTTCATCCCCCTAGTGAACACCCGACGCTCCCTCCGCAAGACTGCACCCCGCCAGGCTTCCGAGCGCACCCCCAACTCAGCTGTGACGCGTGAGATGGTGCTGGAAGGCACCGAGCTGCTCCGCGCAGCTATTTGCCGCAACTCGGAGCAGACAGGTAGCCACAGCGCTGTGCTGGAGGCTGGCAAGAACCTGTCGAAGTACTGCATGAGCTACGTCGACTCCATACAGCAAATGAGGAACAAGTTTGCCTTCCGCGAGGCCATCAACAAGCTTGAGAACAGCCTGCGTGAGCTGCAGATCTGCCCCACAGCCACAGGGGGTGCCAACGCACAGCAGGACTTCAGCAAGCTGCTGTCCTCTGTCAAAGAGATTAGTGACATTGTTCAGAGGTAG
- the abl1 gene encoding tyrosine-protein kinase ABL1 isoform X4, which produces MKMLEICLKLVGCKSKKGLSSSSSCYLEEALQRPDFESQGLADAARWNSKENLLAGPSENDPNLFVALYDFVASGDNTLSITKGEKLRVLGYNHNGEWCEAQTKNGQGWVPSNYITPVNSLEKHSWYHGPVSRNAAEYLLSSGINGSFLVRESESSPGQRSISLRYEGRVYHYRINTASDGKNLFFLQLYVSSESRFNTLAELVHHHSTVADGLITTLHYPAPKRNKPTIYGVSPNYDKWEMERTDITMKHKLGGGQYGEVYEGVWKKYNLTVAVKTLKEDTMEVEEFLKEAAVMKEIKHPNLVQLLGVCTREPPFYIITEFMTHGNLLDYLRECNREEVNAVVLLHMATQISSAMEYLEKKNFIHRDLAARNCLVGENHLVKVADFGLSRLMTGDTYTAHAGAKFPIKWTAPESLAYNKFSIKSDVWAFGVLLWEIATYGMSPYPGIDLSQVYELLEKDYRMDRPEGCPEKVYELMRACWRWNPSERPSFAETHQAFETMFQESSISDEVEKELGKKGKKATLGSIQQAPELPTKTRTLRKNMDNRDGDSPDPVEPETAVSSPMLPRKERPLLDGNLNEDDRLLPKDKDKTRGSGFLSLIKKKKKNAPAPPKRSSSFREMDVHPDRRGVSPDPRDSDSFNNGASLAINDVTHGLDSTKFPGTNNNGAGGITNGAPTYPGPLFPRKKGAPAVPGPGGKAATTPPSEEESMSNSKRFLWSSSLPTGSDGTEWKSVTLPRDLGQRHFDSGTFGGKPALPRKRTSEQKGENAPRMGTLTPPPRLNTSSDVSSAFLGKDTDPSPGSSPQALTPKVVRRPGLPGLENSKTSALHAELLKPNVFPALGAAGEECRARRNKHTVDSSSVRERGKLQKPKPAPPPPPTNAKTGKISRSPTQELPSPSSTTSDVKAKGLPSVSEPHHSTTASDQARSPLSEGSKKLPLGSISKPQPLKTSTSSTSVTTSLSSQSLGGFSSSLTSPSDQSSPPAFIPLVNTRRSLRKTAPRQASERTPNSAVTREMVLEGTELLRAAICRNSEQTGSHSAVLEAGKNLSKYCMSYVDSIQQMRNKFAFREAINKLENSLRELQICPTATGGANAQQDFSKLLSSVKEISDIVQR; this is translated from the exons atgaaaatgttggaGATATGCCTGAAATTGGTGGGGTGTAAATCTAAGAAAGGCCTCTcgtcctcctccagctgttacTTAGAAG aagcTCTCCAGAGACCAGACTTTGAGAGTCAGGGGCTGGCAGATGCGGCCCGCTGGAACTCCAAAGAGAACCTGTTGGCTGGACCCAGCGAGAATGACCCCAACCTGTTTGTTGCACTCTATGATTTTGTTGCCAGTGGTGACAACACACTCAGCATTACTAAAG GAGAGAAGCTGCGTGTGCTCGGTTACAACCACAATGGCGAGTGGTGCGAGGCACAGACCAAGAATGGCCAGGGTTGGGTGCCGTCCAACTACATCACCCCTGTCAACAGCCTGGAGAAGCACAGCTGGTACCATGGACCTGTGTCACGCAATGCTGCGGAATACCTGCTCAGCTCGGGCATCAACGGAAGCTTTCTTGTCCGCGAGAGTGAGAGCAGCCCTGGCCAGAGGTCCATTTCCCTGCGGTACGAGGGGAGAGTCTACCATTACAGGATTAACACTGCGTCTGACGGCAAG aatctcttcttcctccagcTGTACGTCTCGTCGGAAAGCCGTTTCAACACACTGGCGGAGCTGGTGCACCACCATTCCACGGTGGCCGACGGCCTCATCACCACGCTGCACTACCCGGCGCCAAAACGCAACAAGCCCACCATCTACGGAGTTTCTCCCAACTATGATAAGTGGGAGATGGAGCGCACTGACATTACCATGAAGCACAAGCTGGGAGGGGGCCAGTACGGGGAAGTATACGAAGGTGTTTGGAAGAAGTACAACCTCACTGTGGCTGTCAAGACACTAAAA GAGGATAcgatggaggtggaggagttTCTCAAGGAGGCCGCTGTCATGAAAGAGATCAAACACCCCAACCTGGTACAACTGTTAG GTGTGTGCACACGGGAGCCACCATTCTACATTATCACAGAGTTCATGACCCACGGTAACCTACTAGACTACCTGAGGGAGTGCAACAGAGAGGAGGTCAATGCAGTGGTGCTGCTCCATATGGCCACACAGATCTCCTCTGCCATGGAGTacctggagaaaaaaaactttatacACAG GGACTTAGCTGCCCGTAACTGTCTGGTTGGGGAGAACCACCTGGTAAAGGTTGCAGACTTCGGCCtaagcaggctgatgactggagACACCTACACAGCTCATGCTGGGGCCAAGTTCCCCATCAAGTGGACTGCTCCAGAGAGTCTGGCCTACAACAAGTTCTCTATTAAGTCTGATGTCTGGG CATTTGGCGTGCTGCTGTGGGAGATCGCTACCTATGGCATGTCCCCCTACCCCGGCATTGACCTGTCCCAAGTGTACGAGCTGCTGGAGAAAGACTACCGTATGGACCGACCAGAGGGCTGCCCTGAGAAGGTCTACGAGCTGATGAGGGCCT GTTGGAGGTGGAACCCTTCAGAACGTCCATCTTTTGCTGAAACACACCAAGCCTTTGAGACCATGTTCCAGGAGTCCAGCATCTCTGATG agGTGGAAAAGGAGCTGGGCAAGAAGGGGAAGAAGGCAACATTAGGCTCTATCCAGCAGGCTCCAGAGCTGCCCACCAAAACCAGAACTCTCCGCAAAAACATGGACAACCGGGATGGAGATAGTCCAG ACCCAGTAGAGCCAGAGACAGCTGTTTCGTCACCCATGCTCCCCAGGAAAGAGCGCCCCCTCCTGGATGGTAATCTGAATGAGGATGACCGCTTGCTACCCAAAGACAAGGACAAGACACGTGGCAGTGGCTTTCTCAGTCtcataaagaaaaagaaaaagaatgcaCCTGCTCCGCCCAAACGCAGCTCCTCTTTCAGAGAAATGGACGTCCACCCTGACAGGAGGGGTGTGTCTCCAGATCCTCGAGACAGTGACAGCTTCAACAACGGTGCATCTTTGGCCATTAATGATGTCACACATGGCCTTGACTCCACAAAATTCCCGGGTACTAATAATAATGGGGCAGGGGGTATCACCAACGGGGCTCCTACCTACCCAGGACCTTTGTTTCCCAGGAAGAAGGGAGCTCCAGCTGTGCCTGGCCCTGGAGGAAAAGCAGCTACAACGCCTCCCAGCGAGGAGGAATCCATGTCTAACTCGAAGCGTTTTCTCTGGTCCTCTAGcttgcccaccggctcagatgGCACTGAATGGAAGTCTGTCACACTGCCGCGAGACCTTGGCCAGCGCCACTTTGACTCAGGCACCTTCGGGGGCAAGCCAGCTCTGCCACGCAAGAGAACCAGTGAGCAAAAAGGGGAGAATGCCCCTCGAATGGGCACCCTGACTCCACCACCACGTCTGAACACCTCATCAGATGTTTCCTCTGCCTTCTTAGGCAAAGACACTGATCCCAGTCCTGGTTCCAGTCCCCAGGCTTTAACGCCTAAGGTGGTCAGGAGACCAGGGCTGCCGGGGCTGGAGAACTCCAAGACCAGCGCTCTCCATGCTGAGCTTCTCAAGCCCAATGTGTTCCCTGCTTTAGGCGCAGCCGGAGAAGAGTGCAGGGCCCGCAGAAACAAGCACACTGTGGACTCTTCATCTGTCAGGGAAAGAGGAAAGTTACAGAAACCCAAACCagccccacctccaccacccACCAATGCCAAAACAGGCAAGATTTCCCGCAGCCCCACTCAAGAACTCCCCTCCCCCTCATCCACCACCTCAGATGTCAAAGCTAAGGGCCTCCCCTCTGTCTCAGAGCCCCACCACTCAACCACTGCCAGTGACCAAGCCCGCTCACCCCTCAGTGAGGGCTCCAAGAAGCTGCCCCTGGGCTCCATCTCCAAACCTCAACCGTTAAaaacctccacctcctccacttcAGTGACCACCTCCCTATCCAGCCAGAGCCTAGGAggcttctcttcctccctcacctCCCCCAGCGATCAGAGCTCGCCCCCTGCTTTCATCCCCCTAGTGAACACCCGACGCTCCCTCCGCAAGACTGCACCCCGCCAGGCTTCCGAGCGCACCCCCAACTCAGCTGTGACGCGTGAGATGGTGCTGGAAGGCACCGAGCTGCTCCGCGCAGCTATTTGCCGCAACTCGGAGCAGACAGGTAGCCACAGCGCTGTGCTGGAGGCTGGCAAGAACCTGTCGAAGTACTGCATGAGCTACGTCGACTCCATACAGCAAATGAGGAACAAGTTTGCCTTCCGCGAGGCCATCAACAAGCTTGAGAACAGCCTGCGTGAGCTGCAGATCTGCCCCACAGCCACAGGGGGTGCCAACGCACAGCAGGACTTCAGCAAGCTGCTGTCCTCTGTCAAAGAGATTAGTGACATTGTTCAGAGGTAG